A single region of the Thermococcus paralvinellae genome encodes:
- a CDS encoding 3-isopropylmalate dehydratase large subunit, translating to MTIVEELLNAKAGEAVIREVDLIYAHDGTVPLIIESFRKTFTRVRKPDKAFIFFDHVYPAPTVKIANLQREIREFAREQGIRIFEGYGISHQVVPEEGLLEGAKIIIGADSHTPTLGAFGVFAVGMGATDTAIALGLGKTWFKVPESVRVNLEGRLGKNVMAMDLMLHLIGLLKDFDMNYKALEFFGGLDLSIDEKMTIANFSVETNAKTAVLDNGTFSGDGDYLREVTIELGQIEPLVALPHHPSNVERVEKVKRKIDQVFIGSCTNGRLEQLRRVAEILEGEEVSVRTFVGPASRRIYLQMIKEGIMQRLIDAGVTVLPPGCGPCLGRHMGVAGDGEIILSTTNRNFKGRMGSPNAEIYLASPVTAAVSAIYGEITNPEDVL from the coding sequence ATGACAATTGTTGAAGAGCTGTTGAATGCAAAAGCTGGAGAGGCCGTGATAAGGGAAGTTGATTTAATCTACGCTCATGACGGAACGGTGCCTCTAATCATTGAATCTTTTAGAAAGACATTCACAAGAGTAAGAAAACCAGATAAAGCTTTCATTTTCTTTGACCATGTTTATCCAGCACCAACTGTGAAAATAGCAAATTTGCAAAGAGAAATCAGGGAATTCGCAAGGGAACAGGGAATTAGAATATTCGAAGGCTACGGCATCTCCCATCAGGTTGTTCCAGAGGAAGGTCTCTTAGAGGGCGCAAAAATAATCATTGGAGCGGATTCACACACGCCAACTTTAGGTGCCTTTGGAGTGTTTGCCGTTGGGATGGGGGCAACAGACACTGCCATAGCTTTAGGGTTGGGCAAAACTTGGTTCAAAGTTCCGGAAAGCGTTAGAGTAAACCTCGAAGGAAGATTAGGCAAAAATGTTATGGCAATGGATTTAATGCTTCACTTGATTGGATTACTGAAAGATTTTGATATGAACTACAAGGCCCTAGAGTTCTTTGGAGGCCTTGACCTTTCAATTGACGAAAAAATGACAATAGCAAACTTCAGCGTTGAGACAAATGCAAAGACAGCTGTTTTAGACAACGGAACCTTCAGCGGAGACGGGGATTACTTGAGGGAAGTTACAATAGAGCTCGGCCAAATTGAGCCTCTAGTAGCTCTACCACATCACCCAAGCAACGTCGAGAGAGTTGAGAAGGTTAAAAGAAAGATTGATCAAGTTTTCATAGGCTCATGTACCAACGGAAGGCTTGAGCAACTTAGAAGAGTGGCAGAAATCCTTGAAGGCGAAGAGGTTAGTGTGAGAACCTTTGTAGGGCCGGCATCAAGAAGGATTTACCTTCAAATGATAAAAGAAGGGATTATGCAAAGGTTAATTGACGCAGGAGTTACTGTTCTTCCTCCCGGATGTGGGCCTTGCTTAGGAAGGCACATGGGAGTAGCTGGAGATGGGGAGATAATCTTGAGCACAACCAACAGGAACTTTAAAGGAAGGATGGGCTCTCCAAACGCTGAAATCTATCTTGCCAGCCCTGTTACTGCAGCGGTGAGTGCAATTTATGGAGAGATAACGAATCCGGAGGATGTCCTATGA
- the carB gene encoding carbamoyl-phosphate synthase (glutamine-hydrolyzing) large subunit: protein MMLMVSKVLILGSGAIKIGEAAEFDYSGSQALKALKEEGIETILVNPNVATIQTSHEMADKVYLLPLDVKFVEEVIKKERPDGILLGFGGQSALSLGVALYESGILDKYGVKVLGTPIEGIKKALDRERFRETMIKAGLPIPPSGAAKSVEEAIEIAEKIGFPVIVRVSFNLGGRGSFVAWNREEFENYIIRAFAQSEIGEVLVEKYLYHWKEIEFEVVRDKNGNAVAVACLENFDPMGVHTGDSIVVAPSQTLTNREYQILRSAAIKVAEAIGLVGECNVQLALNPKSEEFYVIETNPRMSRSSALASKVTGYPLAYIAAKLALGYTLDELLNGVTGVTTAAFEPSLDYVVVKVPRWDLEKFENANKRINSEMKSIGEVMAIGRNLHEAFQKAIRMVDIGDELIGEYYEKEEPLEEVMKRIRNYEPYMPMHIAKALKLGASIDEIYEITGIDRFYLYIIEDLVRVAEELKRNPTEELISEAKKLGFSDKQIERLVGKKLKEFKKPKIFVKQIDTLAGEFPAKTNYLYMTYDAQENAIPHTENPKVLVLGAGVFRIGVSVEFDWAVVNFTNSAKKRGYEVIVLNYNPETVSTDWDINDKLYFEEITLERVLEIYKFEKPEGVVAFAGGQLANSLAKKLEQNGVRLLGTRGTSVDVAENRAKFSKLLEDLGIKQPPWTVAKSLREVLKFAEEVGYPVMIRPSYVLSGTAMKVAYNEKELREYLSLAAKVSPEHPVVVSKFLDAMEAEIDAVSDGRRVVGVTLEHVEKAGVHSGDATMVTPYRYLKPKQVKKMQEIALELALALGIRGPFNIQFLVNDDVYVLELNLRTSRSMPFSSKARGVNLMELAAQAVFDGKLSIGEKYKYYEIPPKAFAVKSPQFSWSQLQNAYPFLGPEMRSTGEVAALGSEFEDSLLKSWLSVKPNKMPEKSILVYGYGREKEKLSETAKILESLGYEVFTLEDALSIGNPISKEKAVALMKSSKIDLVMTSGYAKDRDYKVRRTAVDLNVPIVLDANLAYELSKALAWAKENEFEIKELSEYYGKIKLRNVPTPIEVLIQSL, encoded by the coding sequence GTGATGCTCATGGTTTCTAAAGTCTTAATTTTGGGTTCTGGTGCAATAAAGATTGGTGAAGCTGCTGAATTCGACTACAGCGGAAGTCAGGCGTTAAAAGCCTTAAAAGAAGAAGGCATTGAAACTATCTTAGTAAACCCAAACGTTGCTACAATCCAGACTAGCCATGAGATGGCTGACAAAGTTTACCTCCTTCCTCTGGATGTCAAATTTGTTGAGGAAGTTATAAAGAAAGAGAGGCCAGATGGAATTTTATTAGGCTTTGGTGGGCAGAGTGCATTATCTTTGGGTGTGGCACTCTATGAAAGTGGGATTTTGGATAAATACGGTGTTAAAGTCCTTGGCACACCCATAGAAGGCATAAAGAAAGCCTTGGATAGAGAAAGGTTTAGGGAGACAATGATAAAAGCGGGACTCCCAATACCACCAAGCGGAGCAGCTAAAAGTGTTGAAGAAGCCATTGAAATAGCGGAGAAGATTGGCTTCCCTGTCATCGTTAGGGTGAGCTTCAACCTCGGCGGTAGAGGTTCTTTCGTTGCTTGGAACAGGGAGGAGTTTGAAAACTATATAATTAGGGCTTTCGCTCAGAGTGAGATTGGTGAGGTTTTGGTCGAGAAATACCTCTATCATTGGAAGGAAATAGAGTTTGAAGTTGTGAGGGATAAAAACGGAAATGCTGTTGCCGTTGCATGCTTAGAGAACTTTGACCCGATGGGAGTTCATACTGGAGATTCCATAGTTGTCGCTCCCTCTCAAACTCTCACCAATAGAGAGTATCAAATCCTAAGGAGCGCGGCAATAAAGGTTGCTGAAGCAATAGGTTTAGTTGGCGAGTGTAATGTTCAGCTAGCCTTAAATCCAAAATCAGAGGAATTCTATGTTATTGAAACAAATCCAAGGATGAGCCGCTCATCTGCGTTAGCGAGCAAGGTAACTGGTTATCCTTTAGCATATATAGCGGCAAAGCTTGCTTTGGGCTATACCTTAGATGAGCTATTAAACGGTGTGACTGGAGTTACCACAGCGGCTTTTGAGCCAAGCTTAGATTATGTTGTCGTTAAAGTTCCGAGATGGGACTTAGAGAAGTTTGAAAATGCAAACAAGAGGATAAATTCAGAGATGAAGAGTATTGGAGAAGTCATGGCAATAGGACGAAACTTGCATGAGGCATTCCAAAAGGCAATTAGAATGGTTGATATAGGAGATGAACTGATTGGTGAATATTATGAAAAGGAAGAACCCTTGGAAGAGGTCATGAAGAGGATAAGGAACTATGAACCCTACATGCCAATGCATATAGCTAAAGCATTAAAGCTTGGGGCAAGCATTGATGAGATTTATGAAATCACTGGGATAGACCGCTTTTATCTCTACATAATCGAAGACCTTGTTAGGGTGGCGGAAGAGCTAAAGAGGAACCCAACTGAGGAGCTTATTAGTGAAGCAAAGAAGCTCGGCTTCAGCGATAAGCAAATAGAGAGGTTAGTGGGTAAGAAGTTAAAGGAATTCAAGAAGCCAAAAATCTTCGTGAAGCAGATTGACACTCTGGCTGGGGAATTCCCTGCAAAGACAAATTATCTGTACATGACCTATGATGCCCAAGAAAACGCCATCCCTCACACGGAAAATCCGAAAGTTTTGGTTTTGGGTGCTGGAGTCTTTAGGATAGGTGTCAGCGTTGAGTTTGATTGGGCAGTTGTGAATTTCACAAATTCAGCAAAGAAGAGGGGCTATGAGGTTATCGTGCTTAATTATAACCCTGAAACAGTTTCAACAGACTGGGACATTAATGATAAGCTCTATTTCGAAGAGATAACCCTTGAGAGAGTTTTGGAAATCTACAAGTTTGAGAAACCTGAAGGTGTCGTTGCCTTTGCTGGCGGACAGTTAGCTAATTCCTTGGCTAAAAAGCTTGAGCAGAATGGAGTTAGGCTTTTGGGAACGAGAGGAACGAGTGTTGATGTAGCTGAAAACAGGGCGAAGTTCTCCAAACTCCTTGAAGATTTGGGAATAAAGCAGCCTCCCTGGACAGTTGCGAAAAGCCTTAGAGAGGTTTTAAAGTTCGCTGAGGAAGTTGGGTATCCGGTTATGATAAGGCCAAGCTACGTTTTGAGCGGAACTGCAATGAAAGTCGCCTACAATGAGAAAGAGCTGAGAGAATACCTCTCCTTAGCGGCAAAGGTATCTCCAGAACATCCTGTGGTGGTTTCAAAATTCTTAGATGCTATGGAAGCTGAGATTGATGCTGTGTCAGATGGAAGGAGGGTTGTTGGTGTTACTTTGGAGCACGTAGAAAAAGCTGGTGTTCACAGTGGAGACGCTACGATGGTGACACCTTACCGCTATCTAAAACCCAAGCAAGTTAAAAAGATGCAGGAAATCGCTTTAGAGCTTGCTTTGGCTTTAGGAATTAGGGGGCCGTTCAACATACAGTTCTTGGTAAACGATGACGTCTATGTCCTTGAACTAAACTTAAGAACGAGCAGATCAATGCCATTCTCAAGCAAAGCAAGAGGCGTAAATTTAATGGAGCTAGCGGCTCAGGCGGTATTTGATGGAAAGCTCTCAATTGGTGAGAAGTACAAATACTATGAGATACCTCCAAAGGCTTTCGCTGTGAAAAGTCCACAGTTCTCGTGGTCTCAGCTCCAAAACGCTTATCCCTTCTTAGGCCCGGAAATGCGTTCCACGGGAGAGGTAGCAGCTCTCGGTAGCGAATTCGAGGATTCACTGCTTAAGAGCTGGCTCTCAGTGAAACCGAACAAAATGCCCGAAAAGAGTATATTAGTCTACGGCTATGGAAGAGAAAAAGAGAAGCTAAGCGAAACAGCTAAGATTCTTGAATCTCTCGGCTACGAAGTATTTACGCTTGAAGATGCTTTAAGCATCGGAAACCCCATAAGCAAAGAGAAGGCAGTAGCGTTAATGAAAAGCAGTAAGATCGACTTGGTGATGACCTCTGGCTATGCAAAAGACAGGGATTACAAGGTAAGGAGAACTGCGGTAGACCTAAACGTCCCAATTGTTTTAGATGCAAACTTGGCTTATGAGCTTTCAAAAGCTCTCGCTTGGGCCAAGGAGAACGAGTTTGAAATTAAAGAGCTAAGCGAGTATTATGGAAAAATAAAGCTAAGAAATGTGCCCACACCTATAGAGGTGCTTATTCAAAGTCTCTGA
- the carA gene encoding glutamine-hydrolyzing carbamoyl-phosphate synthase small subunit: MKAYLLLADGTIVEGKGFGAEGVKFGEVVFTTAMVGYPESLTDPSYKGQILVMTYPLIGNYGVPSKEIRENGIPIHYESDKIQVEGYVISKLMRPSHWASEMSLDEWLKKEGIPGIEGVDTRALVKKIREKGVMMGALAVGDYDKEELEKIMENVRKLSYDEANFVDKVTPKGIIVHSPKKADKTVVVVDCGVKYGILREFLKRGFKVIRIPYTYDPTNAFEEFNADGIFLSNGPGNPALLKTLIENAKAIIEYNVPTMGICLGSQILALADGAEIYKLKYGHRGINKPVKDLKTGKAFVTTQNHGYAVKPESLNEFKVWMINLDDKSVEGIYHPNKPIIATQFHPEASPGPLDSTWVFDLFAKLIKGDAHGF; this comes from the coding sequence GTGAAAGCTTATCTCTTATTGGCGGATGGAACAATTGTAGAAGGAAAGGGCTTTGGAGCCGAGGGAGTCAAGTTCGGAGAGGTGGTCTTTACAACAGCAATGGTGGGTTATCCAGAGTCACTAACAGATCCATCATACAAGGGGCAAATTCTAGTCATGACCTATCCACTAATTGGAAACTATGGCGTGCCAAGTAAAGAAATTAGGGAAAATGGCATTCCCATTCACTATGAGTCAGATAAAATTCAAGTTGAGGGTTACGTGATTTCAAAACTCATGCGACCAAGCCACTGGGCAAGCGAAATGAGCCTAGACGAATGGCTCAAGAAAGAAGGAATTCCAGGAATAGAGGGTGTTGATACAAGGGCGTTAGTTAAGAAGATAAGGGAAAAAGGAGTTATGATGGGAGCTTTGGCTGTAGGTGATTATGATAAGGAAGAGCTTGAAAAGATAATGGAAAATGTTAGAAAGCTAAGCTATGATGAAGCAAATTTTGTCGATAAGGTAACTCCAAAGGGGATAATTGTCCATTCTCCAAAGAAAGCAGATAAGACCGTTGTTGTGGTTGATTGCGGGGTTAAGTATGGCATTCTGCGAGAATTCTTAAAGAGAGGGTTTAAGGTCATAAGGATACCCTACACCTACGACCCAACAAATGCCTTCGAGGAATTTAACGCCGATGGGATATTCCTAAGCAACGGTCCAGGGAACCCTGCTTTGCTGAAAACACTGATAGAGAATGCCAAAGCCATAATTGAGTATAACGTCCCGACAATGGGGATATGCTTAGGCAGTCAAATACTAGCTTTAGCTGACGGTGCAGAGATTTACAAGCTTAAATACGGCCACAGAGGAATTAACAAGCCAGTCAAAGACCTAAAGACAGGAAAGGCCTTTGTAACGACGCAAAACCATGGCTACGCGGTAAAGCCCGAAAGCTTGAACGAATTTAAAGTCTGGATGATTAATCTCGACGATAAAAGCGTTGAGGGGATTTATCATCCAAACAAACCGATTATAGCGACCCAATTCCATCCTGAGGCTTCTCCCGGACCTTTAGATTCAACTTGGGTCTTTGATCTTTTTGCAAAACTAATCAAAGGTGATGCTCATGGTTTCTAA
- a CDS encoding argininosuccinate synthase, with translation MKVVLAYSGGLDTSVILKLMQEKLNAEVITVTVDVGQKDDFKKIEEKALKFGAVKHYTIDAKEEFAKEYLAKAIKANALYEGAYPLATALARPLIAKKIVEIAKKENADAIAHGCTGKGNDQVRFDLAVKALYPEIKIIAPVREWGLTRDWEMEYAKKNGIPVKEKIYSIDENLWGRSIEGGILEDPSEEPPQEVFEWTLSPEKTPEKPEYVTIEFEEGVPVALNGKEMNLVELIETLNFIAGKHGVGRIDHIEDRTVGIKSREVYEAPAAITLIKAHKDLEKFVLTKWALEFKEIVDSKWSWLVYNGLWFEPLREALDAFINTVEEKVSGTVKVKLYKGNAIVVGRKSQNALYDINLATFEKSDYDQKLAIGFIELFGMQSVLAYSMANKSKPMEAFGSKKLEAEKVIS, from the coding sequence GTGAAGGTAGTTTTAGCATATTCAGGCGGTTTGGATACATCGGTTATCCTTAAACTAATGCAAGAGAAGCTGAACGCTGAAGTGATAACCGTCACAGTGGATGTTGGCCAGAAAGATGACTTCAAGAAAATTGAAGAGAAGGCTTTGAAGTTTGGAGCAGTAAAGCACTATACGATTGACGCAAAGGAGGAGTTTGCGAAGGAATATCTAGCTAAAGCCATTAAAGCCAATGCCCTTTATGAAGGGGCCTACCCTTTAGCCACTGCCTTGGCAAGGCCTTTGATAGCAAAGAAAATAGTGGAAATTGCTAAAAAAGAAAACGCCGATGCAATAGCTCATGGCTGTACCGGAAAAGGGAATGACCAAGTGAGGTTCGATTTGGCAGTTAAAGCACTCTATCCAGAAATTAAGATAATCGCTCCAGTAAGGGAGTGGGGTCTAACAAGGGATTGGGAGATGGAATACGCAAAGAAAAACGGCATTCCCGTTAAGGAAAAAATCTACAGCATTGACGAAAACCTTTGGGGGAGGAGCATAGAAGGGGGAATTTTAGAAGACCCCTCTGAAGAACCACCACAGGAAGTTTTTGAGTGGACGCTTTCACCAGAGAAAACTCCTGAAAAGCCTGAGTACGTAACAATAGAATTTGAGGAAGGAGTTCCAGTTGCCTTGAATGGGAAGGAAATGAACTTAGTTGAGCTTATAGAGACGCTGAACTTTATAGCTGGGAAGCACGGAGTTGGAAGGATAGACCACATTGAAGATAGGACCGTTGGAATAAAGAGCAGAGAAGTCTATGAAGCGCCAGCAGCAATAACTCTAATCAAAGCCCACAAAGACCTTGAAAAGTTTGTTCTCACAAAATGGGCTCTTGAGTTTAAGGAAATAGTTGATTCTAAGTGGTCATGGCTCGTTTATAATGGCCTCTGGTTCGAGCCACTCAGGGAAGCATTAGATGCGTTCATTAATACCGTTGAAGAAAAAGTCAGTGGGACTGTCAAAGTAAAGCTCTACAAAGGAAATGCCATTGTTGTTGGAAGGAAATCGCAGAATGCGCTCTATGACATAAATCTCGCAACATTCGAAAAGTCTGACTATGACCAAAAACTTGCCATAGGCTTCATCGAGCTCTTTGGAATGCAGAGCGTTTTGGCCTATAGCATGGCTAATAAGTCCAAACCGATGGAAGCCTTTGGAAGTAAAAAGTTGGAGGCTGAAAAGGTTATCAGTTAG
- the lysS gene encoding homocitrate synthase has protein sequence MGVVLLRAIQLLDSTLREGEQSPGVNFTPEQRLRIAIELDEFGVEFIEVGHPAVSQDVMEGIKLITSQGLKANLLAHSRALRRDIDLVLNTNVNWIGVFFCLSNACLQKRFNITLEQALDRIENAILYAKDHGLKVRFTPEDATRTEWENLERALSLAKELKVDRVSIADTTGSAHPLYFYELVRRVVSFGIPTNVHCHNDLGLALANAIMGIEAGATLVDATINGIGERVGIVDLAQISTILYYHYGIKHYKLEKLYELSQIIQEITGSRVQRNYPIVGENAFIHKAGLHVSAVIKDPRFYEFLPAEIFGRERVIYLDKYAGRDSIRFYLEKMGIRDEGIAEKLLSIVKNSQEVFTPERLLEEARKMGGVE, from the coding sequence ATGGGGGTGGTACTATTAAGAGCCATACAACTGCTGGACTCAACATTGAGGGAAGGAGAACAATCACCAGGGGTTAATTTTACCCCTGAGCAGAGATTGAGGATAGCAATAGAGCTAGATGAATTTGGAGTTGAGTTTATAGAAGTAGGGCACCCAGCAGTGAGCCAAGACGTAATGGAAGGTATAAAACTAATAACTAGCCAAGGATTGAAAGCAAACCTCCTAGCACACTCAAGAGCTTTGAGAAGGGACATAGATTTAGTTTTGAACACAAATGTAAACTGGATAGGAGTATTCTTCTGCCTCTCAAATGCCTGCCTTCAAAAGCGCTTCAACATAACCCTTGAGCAAGCTTTAGACAGGATTGAAAATGCTATCCTTTATGCCAAAGATCATGGCTTAAAAGTGCGCTTTACACCAGAAGACGCAACAAGAACGGAGTGGGAAAATCTCGAGAGGGCGTTAAGCTTAGCAAAGGAACTTAAAGTCGACAGAGTAAGCATAGCAGATACAACAGGAAGTGCTCACCCGCTCTACTTCTACGAGCTCGTTAGAAGAGTAGTTAGCTTCGGCATTCCAACTAACGTTCACTGCCACAACGATTTGGGCTTAGCCTTGGCAAATGCAATAATGGGCATTGAAGCTGGAGCAACGTTAGTGGATGCAACGATAAATGGCATAGGAGAAAGAGTGGGAATAGTGGATTTGGCTCAAATTTCAACGATTCTCTACTACCACTATGGAATCAAGCACTACAAACTTGAAAAGCTCTACGAGTTGAGCCAAATAATCCAAGAAATAACTGGAAGTAGAGTGCAGAGGAATTATCCAATAGTTGGGGAAAACGCCTTTATACACAAAGCTGGCTTGCATGTTTCCGCCGTGATAAAAGACCCCAGGTTTTACGAGTTCTTACCAGCAGAGATCTTTGGAAGAGAGAGGGTGATTTATTTGGACAAATATGCAGGAAGGGACTCGATAAGATTCTACTTGGAAAAAATGGGAATTAGAGATGAAGGAATTGCCGAAAAACTGCTCAGCATTGTGAAGAACTCTCAGGAAGTCTTCACTCCAGAAAGGCTTCTTGAAGAGGCAAGAAAAATGGGGGGAGTAGAATGA
- the argH gene encoding argininosuccinate lyase codes for MYRKNLLGDINSEILSYISSMEEDKELVEEVIESLISHVKVLTSQNLIPKEKGEKILGELKNLLKDPSPLFKIEAEDVHEAIEIYLKDKLGEDEGYLALGKSRNEHVASALRLKAKKLLIEQIKEMLAFRRILLEKAKNYLNTIMPAFTHLQPAQPSTFAHYLCYIEETLATYTKALLFALEIVNNSPLGAGAVGGTSVSLDRKKLAGELFDGIIFNSINATSNRDFLGIACSIDVNLSIFLSRIAEDIVVFSTPQFNYLKLPNEHLATSSMMPQKRNPATMEIARAWGAESIGHLVALLTILKGLPTGYNLDMQEANKHAFKVLKRTLETLRIFTDLFAKIEVNEENLLRDAKIFPILATDIAEKVALMSERPYREVYSEIAKLVKESESVEEFYAKAREKYNVKISLDDGIKKPVIGSPNPEKVRGYIETAEKALEEDFNKLKLFDIKLLI; via the coding sequence ATGTACAGGAAGAATCTGCTTGGTGATATAAACTCTGAAATTCTCTCCTATATTTCTTCAATGGAAGAAGATAAAGAGCTTGTTGAAGAGGTTATCGAGAGCTTAATATCTCATGTAAAAGTCCTAACATCCCAAAATCTTATCCCTAAAGAGAAGGGAGAGAAAATACTAGGGGAGTTAAAAAACCTCCTCAAAGACCCTTCTCCGCTATTTAAAATTGAGGCTGAAGATGTTCACGAGGCGATTGAGATTTACCTAAAAGACAAGCTTGGCGAAGATGAAGGATACTTGGCTTTAGGAAAAAGTAGAAACGAACACGTTGCCTCTGCTTTAAGGTTAAAAGCAAAGAAACTTTTAATCGAGCAGATAAAGGAAATGTTGGCTTTTAGGAGAATTCTCCTGGAGAAGGCTAAAAATTACCTCAATACAATAATGCCAGCATTTACTCATTTACAGCCGGCACAACCTTCAACCTTCGCTCACTATTTATGCTACATAGAGGAAACCTTAGCTACATACACGAAGGCTCTACTCTTTGCTCTTGAGATAGTTAATAACTCCCCTTTAGGCGCTGGAGCTGTAGGAGGAACAAGTGTGTCATTAGACAGGAAAAAGCTCGCTGGAGAGCTCTTCGATGGAATAATCTTTAACTCTATAAATGCAACGAGCAATAGGGACTTCTTAGGGATAGCCTGTTCAATCGATGTAAACCTATCCATCTTCCTCTCAAGGATAGCTGAAGATATAGTGGTTTTTTCGACACCACAGTTCAACTACCTTAAGCTTCCAAATGAGCATTTAGCAACGAGTAGTATGATGCCCCAAAAGAGAAATCCAGCAACAATGGAAATAGCAAGAGCTTGGGGTGCTGAGAGCATAGGGCATCTCGTTGCATTGCTGACAATTTTGAAGGGTCTTCCAACGGGTTACAATTTAGATATGCAGGAAGCCAACAAGCACGCTTTCAAAGTATTAAAAAGGACACTTGAAACGCTTAGGATTTTCACTGACCTCTTTGCCAAAATTGAGGTCAATGAAGAGAACCTGCTGAGAGATGCAAAAATTTTCCCCATTTTAGCAACGGACATTGCTGAGAAAGTCGCTTTGATGAGTGAAAGACCTTATAGGGAAGTTTACAGCGAGATAGCCAAACTCGTAAAAGAATCTGAAAGCGTTGAAGAATTTTACGCTAAGGCTCGGGAGAAGTACAACGTTAAGATCAGCTTAGATGATGGGATTAAAAAGCCCGTTATAGGCTCCCCAAATCCAGAAAAAGTCAGAGGATACATTGAAACGGCAGAAAAAGCTCTTGAAGAAGATTTCAACAAGCTCAAGCTTTTTGACATTAAATTGTTAATTTAA
- a CDS encoding ammonium transporter: MRGANILFTIFVAILISGSFVLAGDPTGAETLKETPEAPVDFVWVLICGFLVMFMQAGFALLEAGFTRAKNVANVMMKNLMDFAVGSLAFFAVGFALMMGNDWHDLVGKSGWFLLGDAYDVSTIEIWFFMLVFCATAATIVSGAIAERPKFSTYLIYSAVVSAIIYPIYGHWLWGGGWLSSSEFMTKLGGGYGALDFAGSGVVHALGGYVALAAAMLLGPRIGKYDRHGNPRPIPGHNMAYAVIGTLILWFGWFGFNPGSTLSAHELRISIIAANTNLAAAAGAITAMLITWKKLGKPDVGMICNGAIGGLVAITAPCAWVTPWAAIIIGIVAGFIAVYGYWFLEKRGIDDVVGAVPVHGFNGTWGLIALGLFADGTYGVYTTEPPYVTGLLYGNAGFFVAQLISAVVNFLWAFGTGYILFYILKKTVGIRVSPEKEMLGLDIVEHATIAYPNFVSTEAVLLPTVKNGGEKE, translated from the coding sequence GTGAGGGGAGCAAATATTTTGTTTACCATATTTGTGGCAATATTAATTAGTGGAAGCTTTGTATTAGCAGGAGACCCAACGGGAGCAGAGACCCTAAAGGAGACTCCAGAAGCACCAGTGGACTTCGTTTGGGTCTTAATATGTGGATTCTTAGTTATGTTCATGCAGGCAGGATTTGCACTGCTGGAAGCGGGTTTTACAAGGGCTAAAAACGTTGCAAACGTCATGATGAAAAACTTGATGGATTTTGCAGTTGGAAGCTTAGCCTTCTTTGCAGTCGGCTTTGCTCTAATGATGGGCAACGATTGGCACGATTTAGTAGGAAAGAGCGGATGGTTTTTACTTGGAGATGCCTACGATGTCTCAACAATAGAGATTTGGTTCTTCATGCTTGTATTCTGTGCTACTGCAGCGACAATAGTCAGTGGAGCAATAGCAGAGAGACCAAAGTTCTCAACATATCTTATCTACAGTGCAGTTGTGAGTGCAATAATTTATCCAATCTATGGCCATTGGCTCTGGGGCGGTGGTTGGTTGAGCTCAAGTGAATTTATGACGAAGCTTGGTGGGGGTTATGGAGCTTTAGATTTCGCTGGAAGTGGAGTTGTTCACGCTTTAGGTGGTTATGTAGCCTTAGCAGCCGCTATGCTCTTAGGGCCAAGGATTGGGAAATATGATAGACATGGAAACCCAAGACCAATTCCTGGTCATAACATGGCTTATGCAGTAATTGGAACCCTCATCCTATGGTTTGGCTGGTTTGGCTTTAATCCAGGTTCAACGCTTTCAGCTCACGAGCTTAGGATTTCAATCATCGCTGCTAACACTAACTTAGCCGCAGCTGCAGGTGCCATAACAGCGATGCTAATAACATGGAAAAAGCTTGGGAAGCCAGATGTTGGAATGATCTGTAACGGTGCCATTGGAGGATTAGTTGCCATAACAGCCCCATGTGCGTGGGTTACTCCTTGGGCTGCAATAATCATTGGGATAGTCGCTGGATTCATAGCAGTTTATGGCTACTGGTTCCTTGAGAAGAGAGGAATCGATGACGTCGTTGGTGCTGTTCCTGTCCACGGGTTCAACGGAACTTGGGGATTAATAGCCTTAGGTCTGTTCGCTGATGGAACTTATGGTGTTTACACAACTGAACCACCCTATGTAACAGGTTTACTTTACGGAAACGCTGGATTTTTCGTTGCTCAACTAATTTCAGCGGTGGTTAACTTCCTCTGGGCCTTTGGAACAGGTTATATATTGTTCTACATCCTCAAGAAGACAGTCGGAATAAGGGTAAGCCCAGAGAAAGAAATGCTTGGACTGGACATAGTGGAGCATGCAACAATAGCATATCCAAACTTCGTATCAACTGAGG